Proteins found in one Methylophilaceae bacterium genomic segment:
- a CDS encoding sigma-70 family RNA polymerase sigma factor, protein MTSHLKQNKHAQAHDWLNEHGDYLYRFALARLRDPHQAEDVVQETLMAALKADNFNEQSSVRTWLTGILKHKIIDLIRKSSREVVASDMMSEEDANMDDFFDKAGHWVDKPQSWHMPESALEQQQFFKVLQSCLDKIPNKLATLFMLRDVHETDNEEICKELNITSTNAWVMLYRARMGIRKCLEINWIGH, encoded by the coding sequence ATGACAAGTCATCTCAAGCAAAATAAGCATGCCCAAGCACATGATTGGCTTAACGAACACGGAGACTATCTCTACCGCTTTGCCCTAGCGCGATTACGCGATCCGCATCAAGCAGAGGATGTGGTACAAGAAACATTGATGGCAGCGCTTAAAGCAGATAATTTTAACGAACAATCCTCAGTGCGTACCTGGCTAACAGGCATACTCAAACACAAAATAATTGATCTGATACGTAAAAGCAGTCGCGAAGTAGTTGCATCCGACATGATGTCTGAAGAGGATGCTAATATGGACGATTTTTTCGATAAGGCAGGGCATTGGGTAGATAAGCCACAAAGCTGGCACATGCCAGAAAGCGCGTTAGAGCAGCAACAGTTTTTCAAAGTTTTACAATCTTGCTTAGATAAAATACCCAATAAACTTGCGACTTTATTTATGCTACGCGATGTACATGAAACGGATAATGAAGAAATTTGTAAGGAACTGAATATTACCTCGACCAATGCTTGGGTCATGTTATATCGGGCTCGCATGGGCATCAGGAAATGTTTAGAAATCAATTGGATAGGTCATTAG
- a CDS encoding YccF domain-containing protein has product MRTLGNIIWFIFGGALMGLAWWLIGMIALITIIGIPWAKACFVIGQFSFFPFGKQAIVRNAHSKIEDIGTGPLGTLGNVIWFIVAGWWLVIGHLLSALACFITIIGIPFGIQHLKLAELAIFPIGKTIIQK; this is encoded by the coding sequence ATGCGCACACTTGGCAATATTATATGGTTTATTTTCGGCGGGGCATTAATGGGGCTAGCATGGTGGCTAATTGGTATGATTGCCCTCATTACAATCATTGGCATTCCATGGGCTAAGGCTTGTTTTGTCATTGGTCAGTTTTCATTCTTCCCATTTGGCAAACAAGCAATTGTGCGTAATGCACATTCAAAAATAGAAGATATTGGTACAGGTCCGCTTGGCACGCTAGGAAATGTCATTTGGTTTATTGTTGCTGGCTGGTGGTTAGTGATTGGTCACTTACTCTCGGCATTAGCATGCTTTATTACAATTATTGGTATTCCATTTGGCATTCAGCATTTAAAATTGGCCGAATTAGCCATCTTCCCTATTGGTAAAACTATCATACAAAAATAA
- a CDS encoding DUF1841 family protein has product MSLFNPSRDEVRDLFFNSWAKFKGQQALTDLEKLTISIIQMHPEYHPILDKPEQYKQQAYFPEQGETNPFLHMSLHLSVLEQISINQPTGIASIYTSLKNKYQEEHSAQHDILDCLGETIWLAQQNKTGLDAVHYLELLHNKIGQTTQ; this is encoded by the coding sequence ATGAGTTTATTTAATCCATCACGCGATGAAGTGCGCGACTTATTTTTTAATAGCTGGGCTAAGTTTAAAGGTCAGCAAGCGCTAACCGACCTAGAAAAATTAACCATCAGCATCATCCAGATGCATCCTGAATACCATCCTATTTTAGATAAACCAGAGCAATATAAACAACAAGCTTATTTTCCGGAACAAGGTGAAACCAATCCATTTTTGCATATGAGCTTGCATTTATCGGTTTTAGAGCAGATTAGTATTAACCAACCCACAGGCATTGCGAGTATTTATACAAGCTTAAAAAACAAATACCAAGAAGAGCATTCTGCGCAACATGATATCTTAGATTGCTTAGGCGAAACTATTTGGCTGGCGCAACAGAACAAAACGGGACTAGATGCGGTCCATTATCTAGAGTTATTACACAATAAAATTGGCCAAACTACTCAATGA
- a CDS encoding zf-HC2 domain-containing protein gives MMKCKQVSQLVSRALNERLSMRERFSLRLHLLICKYCLRFSQQLNSLNVAMKKIGEAIETDTTIQLPIETKNKIAQSLESEQQ, from the coding sequence ATGATGAAATGCAAACAAGTGAGTCAGCTAGTATCACGCGCTTTAAATGAAAGGCTGTCTATGCGTGAACGTTTTTCACTTCGGCTTCATCTATTGATATGCAAGTATTGTTTACGTTTCAGTCAACAACTCAACTCCTTGAACGTTGCTATGAAGAAGATTGGGGAGGCAATTGAAACGGATACCACCATTCAATTGCCAATTGAAACAAAAAATAAAATTGCCCAATCACTTGAATCTGAACAGCAATAA
- the rsxC gene encoding electron transport complex subunit RsxC yields the protein MNAPINIASLLKKTKDVFRFHGGVHPPENKTQSTQLPIGRLPMPKQLVLPLRQHVGNIPKTKVAIGDKVLKGQLIAEAEGAVSAAIHAPTSGIVSAIGEAVIPHPSGLPDHCITITPDGEDSWIERHPQDWRTTDVDTLINSLHLSGIVGLGGATFPTQIKLRSGKTTIHTLVINAAECEPYITCDDMLMREYHEQIVNGIAVAKRLLGATNVVIGIEDNKTEAIKAMRAAIANTDIQLKIVPTIYPSGDARRLVYLLLGQEVPHNKRSTEVGIQVFNVATVLALYRYFEFGEPALSRVVSMTGNVEQPQNFEVLFGTPLLDLVKAAGGSKADTSHYIMGGPMMGFNLPSENVPITKAANCIIAASPTLFEPTPPAMPCIRCSRCADACPVNLQPQELYWFAKSDNFEKAHDYNLFDCIECGACSYVCPSNIPLVQYYRYAKSEIIALDKAKEAANIARERNEFRLARIEREKQERAGKHAARAQGAKAAETSHDAPTANDKQAAIAAAIARAKAQKNADNIQPQNTTNLSASTQAEIDEINARRVAAGLTKQSPIEVNADKQAKIAAAVARAKSQKAEVDTLRQNADNQTKQPVADIEKQAKINAAIERAKTLKAAAAKETVNDVNTQPVIDLDKQAKIDAAIARAKAQKAAALKAKENQPKE from the coding sequence ATGGCGGCGTTCATCCGCCTGAAAATAAAACGCAATCAACCCAATTACCCATTGGCAGACTACCTATGCCTAAACAATTGGTTTTGCCGCTTCGTCAGCATGTTGGCAACATCCCAAAAACTAAAGTAGCCATTGGCGATAAAGTGCTTAAGGGCCAACTAATTGCAGAGGCAGAAGGTGCTGTATCTGCGGCAATTCATGCGCCAACATCAGGAATAGTGAGTGCGATTGGTGAAGCGGTTATACCACACCCATCTGGCCTACCTGATCATTGCATCACCATTACACCAGATGGTGAAGATAGCTGGATAGAACGCCATCCACAAGATTGGCGTACTACAGATGTCGATACTTTAATTAATAGCTTGCACCTTTCAGGTATTGTTGGCTTAGGCGGCGCAACGTTTCCAACTCAAATCAAATTGCGTAGCGGCAAAACAACGATTCATACACTGGTTATTAATGCCGCAGAGTGTGAACCTTATATTACCTGTGATGATATGCTAATGCGTGAGTATCATGAACAAATCGTTAATGGCATAGCGGTTGCCAAACGTTTACTTGGCGCAACCAATGTGGTTATCGGCATTGAGGATAATAAAACAGAGGCCATTAAAGCGATGCGCGCAGCCATCGCCAATACGGACATTCAACTCAAAATAGTCCCGACAATTTACCCGAGTGGTGATGCGCGACGTTTGGTCTATTTGTTACTCGGTCAAGAAGTGCCTCACAATAAGCGCTCAACTGAAGTAGGCATTCAAGTATTCAATGTTGCGACAGTATTGGCACTGTATCGCTATTTTGAATTTGGCGAACCCGCTTTAAGCAGGGTTGTGTCGATGACTGGCAATGTAGAACAGCCACAAAATTTTGAGGTCTTATTTGGCACACCATTGCTCGATTTGGTCAAGGCGGCTGGCGGTTCTAAAGCAGATACCAGTCATTACATCATGGGCGGTCCGATGATGGGTTTTAATCTTCCAAGCGAAAATGTACCCATCACTAAAGCAGCCAACTGCATTATTGCGGCATCTCCAACATTATTTGAACCAACTCCTCCAGCCATGCCATGCATCCGCTGTTCGCGTTGTGCCGATGCTTGCCCTGTCAATTTACAACCACAAGAACTATATTGGTTTGCTAAATCAGATAATTTTGAAAAAGCACATGATTACAACTTATTTGATTGCATTGAATGTGGCGCATGTTCTTATGTGTGTCCAAGCAATATTCCGCTAGTACAATATTATCGTTATGCTAAGAGTGAAATTATTGCATTAGATAAAGCAAAAGAAGCCGCTAATATTGCCCGTGAGCGCAACGAATTTAGGCTTGCACGTATTGAAAGAGAAAAACAAGAGCGTGCTGGCAAACATGCCGCTCGTGCACAAGGGGCCAAAGCAGCCGAAACTAGCCATGATGCACCAACAGCAAACGATAAACAAGCAGCCATTGCGGCGGCCATTGCGCGCGCAAAAGCACAAAAAAATGCGGACAATATACAACCCCAAAACACAACAAATCTTAGTGCATCAACCCAAGCTGAGATTGATGAAATTAACGCACGTCGAGTTGCTGCAGGTTTAACTAAACAATCGCCTATTGAAGTTAATGCTGATAAACAAGCAAAAATAGCCGCTGCTGTTGCGCGTGCTAAATCACAAAAAGCCGAAGTTGATACTTTGAGACAAAATGCAGACAATCAAACAAAACAACCTGTCGCTGATATCGAAAAACAAGCCAAAATTAATGCCGCAATCGAGCGGGCAAAAACATTAAAAGCAGCGGCTGCAAAGGAAACGGTCAATGATGTCAATACACAGCCAGTCATCGATTTAGACAAGCAAGCTAAAATTGATGCCGCAATTGCGCGCGCCAAAGCACAAAAGGCTGCCGCATTGAAAGCTAAAGAAAATCAACCAAAGGAATAG
- a CDS encoding DUF692 domain-containing protein, which translates to MSSLSDINGVGLGLKRELIPQIQRHFQQQDSNQSTSESLISNINFIEIAPENWIGAGGKYAEQLAWFVERYPIVCHGLCLSLGGPDPLNTEFLKQVKQFLSDHKIPLYTEHLSYCSDFYQGAPGYLYDLLPIPFTDEAVHYVANRIKQTQDILGQRIAVENASFYLKAPIATMDELTFLNAVLVEADCWLHLDINNIYVNSVNFGFDASDFLSSIPAERIVYSHVAGHYQQKPDLLIDTHGADVIDPVWSLLAQAYALFGNFPTLLERDSNIPPIEILIKEVDQIAALQSVAADIKRRTKSVA; encoded by the coding sequence ATGTCTAGCTTGAGCGATATTAATGGCGTTGGGTTGGGGTTAAAGCGTGAGCTGATTCCTCAAATACAACGCCATTTTCAGCAGCAGGATTCAAATCAATCCACTTCTGAAAGTCTTATCAGCAATATCAATTTTATCGAGATTGCGCCAGAAAATTGGATAGGCGCAGGTGGCAAGTATGCAGAACAGCTCGCATGGTTTGTAGAGCGCTACCCTATTGTATGTCACGGACTCTGTCTATCGTTGGGTGGTCCTGACCCGCTTAATACAGAATTTTTAAAACAAGTAAAACAATTTTTATCTGATCATAAGATACCGCTGTATACCGAGCACTTAAGCTATTGCAGTGACTTCTATCAAGGAGCACCTGGCTATTTATACGATTTATTACCAATTCCTTTTACAGATGAAGCTGTGCACTACGTAGCTAATCGCATCAAACAAACACAGGATATTTTAGGTCAACGTATCGCAGTAGAAAATGCATCGTTTTATTTAAAAGCGCCAATTGCCACAATGGACGAATTGACTTTCTTAAACGCAGTACTCGTTGAAGCCGACTGCTGGCTGCACTTAGATATTAATAATATTTACGTCAATAGCGTTAATTTTGGTTTTGATGCCAGTGATTTTTTAAGCAGCATTCCAGCAGAACGCATCGTTTATAGCCATGTAGCTGGACATTATCAACAAAAACCGGACTTACTCATCGACACGCATGGCGCAGACGTAATTGACCCTGTTTGGTCATTATTAGCGCAGGCTTATGCTTTATTTGGTAATTTTCCTACATTATTAGAGCGTGATAGCAACATTCCACCAATCGAAATCTTGATAAAAGAAGTCGATCAAATAGCAGCTTTACAAAGTGTAGCCGCTGATATAAAACGACGAACCAAGTCCGTCGCATAA
- the nth gene encoding endonuclease III — translation MNADKRFQIFQRLSHAIPTPTTELEYNSIFELLIAVILSAQATDKGVNIATRKLYAIANTPQAIYHLGVEGLEGYINTIGLYHAKAKNVIACCHQLITQHHSEVPNTREALEALPGVGRKTANVILNTAFGQPTIAVDTHLFRLGNRTRLATGKNVLAVEKKYLKTIPKQFLHDAHHLLILHGRYTCTARNPKCGECCIVDLCEYKHKVIPKPHLMSGELAN, via the coding sequence ATGAATGCTGATAAACGGTTTCAGATTTTTCAACGTCTCAGTCATGCCATTCCGACACCAACCACTGAGCTTGAATATAATTCAATTTTCGAACTACTGATTGCCGTTATTTTGTCAGCACAAGCCACTGACAAAGGCGTCAACATTGCCACACGAAAACTATATGCCATCGCCAATACGCCACAAGCAATCTACCATTTAGGTGTTGAGGGTTTAGAAGGCTATATCAACACCATCGGCTTATATCATGCCAAAGCTAAAAATGTCATTGCTTGCTGTCATCAGCTCATTACGCAACATCATAGTGAAGTCCCAAATACGCGCGAAGCGTTAGAAGCATTGCCTGGTGTTGGGCGTAAGACGGCAAATGTGATATTAAACACTGCGTTTGGTCAGCCTACGATTGCAGTTGATACGCATTTATTTAGGCTTGGCAATCGCACGCGATTAGCCACTGGCAAGAATGTGTTGGCGGTTGAAAAAAAATATTTAAAAACAATTCCTAAGCAATTTTTACATGATGCACACCATTTATTGATTTTACATGGTCGCTATACTTGCACTGCACGCAATCCTAAATGTGGTGAATGTTGTATTGTTGATCTATGCGAATATAAGCACAAAGTCATCCCCAAACCGCATTTAATGTCTGGTGAGCTGGCTAATTGA
- the rsxG gene encoding electron transport complex subunit RsxG, which produces MAETPLKHATKTALTLVAFAFTFTLLMTVVYQVTKAPIEKSEAAARIALFQQVIPLNRYDNAVLEDTISINPSELLGNKKASMAHIARMHDVPVAVILEAVAHDGYSGDIKLLVAINHDGSLSGVRVIKHSETPGLGDYIDIAKSTWIKLFDGESLLKTSDNNWAVTKDGGTFDYMAGATITPRAVVKAVHKALQYFEENKATLLPPTT; this is translated from the coding sequence ATGGCAGAAACGCCACTTAAGCACGCGACGAAAACTGCACTCACTTTAGTGGCGTTTGCATTTACGTTTACTTTATTAATGACTGTCGTTTATCAAGTCACAAAAGCACCAATTGAAAAAAGTGAAGCGGCAGCAAGAATTGCGCTGTTCCAACAGGTTATTCCACTTAATCGCTACGATAATGCGGTTTTAGAGGATACAATTAGTATTAACCCAAGCGAGTTACTAGGCAATAAAAAAGCGAGTATGGCTCATATTGCACGGATGCATGATGTGCCAGTTGCCGTCATTTTAGAAGCCGTTGCTCATGATGGTTATAGTGGTGATATTAAATTATTAGTTGCCATCAATCATGATGGCTCTCTTTCTGGGGTGCGCGTCATTAAACATTCAGAAACGCCAGGACTGGGTGATTATATTGATATTGCAAAATCAACATGGATTAAACTATTTGATGGAGAGTCACTCTTAAAGACAAGTGACAACAATTGGGCGGTAACCAAAGATGGTGGCACATTTGATTACATGGCAGGCGCAACAATCACACCACGTGCAGTGGTTAAAGCAGTCCATAAAGCATTACAGTATTTTGAAGAAAACAAAGCGACTTTATTGCCTCCCACAACATGA
- a CDS encoding electron transport complex subunit E, translated as MNQFKNITENGIWKQNPGVVQLLGLCPTLAVTTTVVNGVSLGLATALVMAAASGAVSPVRKFVPNEIRLPVFILVIAALVTVIDLLIHAFAEPLHKVLGIFIPLIVVNCIVLGRVDAFAAKNPPLPAIWDGFIMGIGLTLVLATLGGMREVLGKGTLFSGLDLALGENFKHVVFTIIPDYQGFLLAALPPGAFLGLAFLIAAHNWMEQRKAAKKPTTTASTSLKPAH; from the coding sequence ATGAATCAATTTAAGAACATTACCGAAAATGGCATATGGAAACAAAATCCTGGCGTGGTCCAGTTACTTGGCTTATGCCCGACGCTGGCAGTAACAACGACGGTAGTCAACGGCGTCAGTTTGGGTTTAGCAACTGCATTAGTTATGGCTGCTGCCAGTGGAGCAGTTTCCCCAGTAAGAAAATTTGTGCCGAATGAGATTCGCTTACCCGTATTTATCCTCGTGATTGCTGCTTTGGTTACGGTGATTGATTTGCTCATTCATGCGTTTGCAGAGCCGTTACATAAAGTACTTGGAATATTTATTCCATTGATTGTGGTTAACTGCATCGTATTGGGTCGTGTCGATGCTTTTGCGGCAAAAAATCCGCCATTACCCGCTATTTGGGATGGCTTTATTATGGGGATAGGCTTAACGTTAGTACTTGCCACACTCGGCGGTATGCGTGAAGTACTGGGCAAAGGCACTTTATTTTCAGGACTAGACTTAGCCTTGGGCGAAAACTTTAAACATGTTGTCTTCACCATTATTCCTGATTACCAAGGATTTTTACTGGCCGCTTTACCACCTGGCGCCTTCCTTGGATTGGCGTTTTTAATTGCTGCACACAACTGGATGGAGCAACGCAAAGCAGCTAAAAAACCAACAACAACAGCAAGCACCTCCCTAAAACCAGCTCATTAA
- the rsxD gene encoding electron transport complex subunit RsxD has translation MNRSPHITNAPTVSSIMSKVLIGLLPGIIVYAWLFGGGIIITLTLATATALVTEALMLKLRKRSIQPFLSDYSAIITAWLLALAIPPLAPWWLIVVGTAFAIIVAKQLYGGLGYNPFNPAMVGYAVLLISFPVIMTKWPAALSLAQTKLSFMDQFHYIFSATLPSNVNIDAVTSATPLDYLKTQLKLNQSMTVIQSAPIFGIVGSKGVEMIVLAYLAGGLFLLQQRIITWHLPIAFLGAIAAIAGLFWIIDSTQFASPMFHLFSGASMLGAFFILTDPISGPTTQKGKLYFAAGAGIITYLVRVYGGYPDGVAFAVIFMNICVPLIDMYTQPRVFGHRE, from the coding sequence TTGAACCGCTCACCCCACATTACTAATGCGCCTACAGTTAGCAGCATCATGTCCAAAGTGCTAATAGGATTACTGCCCGGCATTATTGTTTATGCATGGCTATTTGGTGGCGGCATTATCATTACGCTAACGCTTGCCACCGCAACCGCATTGGTCACAGAGGCGCTGATGCTTAAACTACGCAAGCGGTCAATACAACCTTTTTTATCAGATTACAGCGCCATTATCACGGCATGGCTCTTAGCATTAGCGATTCCACCACTGGCACCTTGGTGGTTGATTGTCGTTGGCACCGCCTTCGCCATTATTGTTGCCAAACAGCTTTACGGCGGCCTTGGCTACAACCCATTCAATCCAGCTATGGTTGGCTATGCTGTTCTATTGATTTCATTTCCAGTCATTATGACTAAGTGGCCTGCTGCATTGAGTCTAGCGCAGACAAAGCTGAGTTTTATGGATCAATTTCATTATATATTTAGCGCCACACTGCCATCCAATGTCAATATAGATGCGGTTACATCTGCCACCCCTTTAGATTACCTAAAAACGCAACTAAAACTCAATCAAAGTATGACAGTCATTCAATCAGCCCCTATTTTTGGTATAGTGGGTAGCAAAGGGGTTGAAATGATTGTGCTGGCTTACCTTGCGGGGGGTCTGTTTTTATTGCAGCAACGTATTATCACTTGGCACTTACCCATTGCATTCTTAGGCGCTATTGCCGCCATTGCTGGTCTTTTTTGGATTATTGATTCCACTCAGTTTGCCAGCCCAATGTTTCATTTATTTAGCGGCGCTAGCATGTTGGGTGCCTTTTTCATTTTAACCGATCCCATCAGTGGGCCAACGACACAAAAAGGCAAACTCTACTTTGCTGCTGGTGCCGGCATCATCACTTACTTAGTGCGCGTTTATGGCGGCTACCCTGACGGTGTTGCTTTTGCTGTTATTTTTATGAATATTTGCGTACCGCTGATTGATATGTATACACAGCCACGTGTATTTGGACACAGGGAATAA
- a CDS encoding putative DNA-binding domain-containing protein, whose product MLDFQQYQHAFTAHIRDPINNPKPNNVDEERMKVYREGVYNNIFASASVCFPVSQKTIGAQNWNATIRRFIATHHARSPLFREIPYELVQFLLNDTDTPDYIKQLAHYEWVELAVANMTIDIPQLSDEPNLLDNTPVLAPAHMLLQYDYPVQKISAQFKPKQTETTHLFVFRNHAYEVQFIELNPMVFQMLEMIKQGLTGKQALNAIANQIQHPQPQVIIQFGAAILDDLMMQQAIIGSAI is encoded by the coding sequence ATGTTAGATTTTCAGCAATATCAACACGCTTTCACCGCACATATTCGCGATCCGATAAACAATCCAAAACCGAACAATGTCGATGAAGAGCGCATGAAAGTGTATCGCGAAGGGGTCTATAACAATATCTTTGCATCTGCTTCTGTTTGTTTTCCCGTAAGCCAGAAAACGATTGGTGCACAAAACTGGAATGCAACGATAAGAAGATTTATAGCAACGCATCATGCCAGATCACCACTCTTCAGAGAAATTCCTTACGAATTAGTCCAGTTTTTATTGAATGATACAGATACGCCTGATTATATTAAACAGCTGGCACATTATGAATGGGTAGAACTGGCTGTTGCCAACATGACAATAGACATACCGCAATTAAGTGATGAACCCAATTTATTGGACAACACGCCTGTGTTAGCGCCTGCACATATGCTGTTGCAATATGATTACCCTGTGCAAAAAATATCAGCACAATTTAAACCTAAACAAACCGAAACTACCCATTTATTTGTATTCAGAAATCATGCTTATGAAGTTCAGTTTATTGAATTAAATCCCATGGTTTTTCAGATGTTAGAAATGATTAAGCAAGGCCTAACAGGAAAACAAGCACTTAACGCCATAGCCAACCAGATACAACACCCACAACCTCAGGTAATCATTCAATTTGGTGCGGCGATATTGGACGATTTAATGATGCAACAAGCCATCATTGGAAGCGCTATTTAA
- a CDS encoding DUF1289 domain-containing protein, whose product MADLSNEVASPCISVCVIDEVTQICQGCFRTLHEIEDWWGLDNAQKQKVIDDANQRASSMFD is encoded by the coding sequence ATGGCTGATTTATCTAACGAAGTGGCATCCCCTTGTATCAGTGTTTGCGTGATTGATGAGGTTACCCAAATATGCCAAGGTTGCTTTCGTACTTTACATGAGATTGAAGATTGGTGGGGCTTAGATAACGCACAAAAACAAAAAGTGATTGACGATGCAAATCAACGTGCGAGTTCTATGTTTGATTAA